One Setaria viridis chromosome 5, Setaria_viridis_v4.0, whole genome shotgun sequence genomic region harbors:
- the LOC117856347 gene encoding calcium-transporting ATPase 7, plasma membrane-type produces MECADYMIEVGRMATAADPLRWTKQWRKATNVIRTCHRLARLSFSRAILRRTGSYVEINIHDETDDGCEPGAASTSRSADADATPAEFSVAADDEGFRRLVKDKRHDCFRRLGGAAGIASALASDAEAGIRGDDRDVRRRREAFGGNTYPRRKPKGFWTHVWDALSDVFLLVLLVCAAVSLGFGIKEHGLRDGWYDGVSIFLAVLLVAAVSAVSNHGQARRFDRLATESVNIAVNVVRGGRRQEVSIFDVVVGDVVVLNIGDVVPADGVFLQGHALLVDESSMTGEPHPADVDAEKSPFLASGVKVIDGYGHMLVTAVGTDTAWGEMMGSITREKTEPTPLQERLEGLTSSIGKVGIAVAVLVFAVLTARHFTGSTRDEQGKPTFDRQHVTFNSVFTALVGIFQQAITIIVVAIPEGLPLAVTLTLAFSMKRMVKEHALVRTLSACETMGSVTAICTDKTGTLTLNQMKVTEFWVGTDRPKEVTGAVVNLLRQGAGLNTTGSVYKPDNASPPEISGSPTEKALLSWAVEELGMDADALKRSCKVLHVEAFNSDKKRSGVMIRDNATGAVIAHWKGAAEMVLANCSAYVGSDGAARVLDAGKRKKLEEIISEIAAASLRCIAFAYKHVDGEHSKIDDERLTLLGFVGLKDPCRPEVRTAIEACTKAGVAVKMVTGDNVLTARAIAMECGIISNSDRDAIVIEGQKFRAMSPEEQLDIVDRIRVMARSLPMDKLVLVQRLKQKGHVVAVTGDGTNDAPALKEADVGLSMGIQGTEVAKESSDIVIMNDNFDTVVTATRWGRCVFNNIQKFIQFQLTVNVAALIINFVSAVTSGKMPLSTVQLLWVNLIMDTMGALALATDTPTKALMRRPPIGRTAPLISNAMWRNLAAQAAFQVAVLLALQYRGRDIFGVSEKANGTMIFNAFVLCQVFNEFNAREIERRNVFAGVLRNKMFLGIIAVTIAMQVLMVELLTRFAGTQRLGLAQWGVCVAIAAVSWPIGWAVKFIPVPDRPLREILANRRKLF; encoded by the coding sequence ATGGAGTGCGCCGACTACATGATCGAGGTGGGCAGAATGGCGACGGCGGCTGACCCGCTGCGGTGGACGAAGCAGTGGAGGAAGGCCACCAACGTCATCCGGACGTGCCACAGGCTGGCCCGCCTCAGTTTCTCCCGGGCCATCCTGCGACGGACCGGCTCCTACGTCGAAATCAACATCCACGACGAAACCGACGACGGCTGCGAACCCGGCGCCGCCAGCACGTCGCgctccgccgacgccgacgccacgCCGGCGGAGTTCTCTGTCGCCGCGGACGACGAGGGCTTCAGGCGCCTGGTCAAGGACAAGCGCCACGACTGCTTCCGCCGCCTGGGAGGCGCCGCCGGGATCGCGTCCGCGCTGGCGTCGGACGCGGAGGCCGGCATCCGCGGCGACGACCGCGACGTGCGGCGCCGACGGGAGGCCTTCGGCGGGAACACGTACCCGCGGAGGAAGCCCAAGGGATTCTGGACCCACGTGTGGGACGCGCTCAGCGacgtcttcctcctcgtgctGCTCGTCTGCGCCGCCGTCTCGCTGGGCTTCGGCATCAAGGAGCACGGCCTCAGGGACGGCTGGTACGACGGCGTCAGCATCTTCCTCGCCGTCTTGCTCGTTGCCGCCGTGTCCGCGGTCAGCAACCACGGCCAGGCCAGGCGCTTCGACAGGCTCGCCACCGAGTCCGTCAACATCGCCGTCAACGTCGtacgcggcggcaggaggcaggAGGTCTCCATCTTCGACGTCGTCGTGGGCGACGTCGTGGTGCTCAACATCGGCGACGTCGTGCCCGCGGATGGCGTCTTCTTGCAGGGACACGCGCTGCTGGTGGACGAGTCCAGCATGACCGGCGAGCCGCACCCTGCTGACGTCGACGCCGAGAAGAGCCCCTTCCTCGCCTCCGGCGTCAAGGTCATCGACGGATACGGCCACATGCTCGTCACCGCCGTCGGCACGGACACCGCCTggggcgagatgatgggcagCATCACCAGGGAGAAAACCGAACCGACGCCGCTCCAGGAGCGCCTCGAGGGCCTCACCTCCAGCATCGGCAAGGTCGGCATCGCCGTCGCGGTGCTCGTCTTCGCCGTGCTCACCGCGCGGCACTTCACGGGAAGCACCAGGGACGAGCAGGGCAAGCCGACGTTCGACAGGCAGCACGTCACCTTCAACAGCGTCTTCACCGCGCTCGTTGGCATCTTCCAGCAGGCCATCACCATCATAGTGGTGGCCATTCCCGAGGGCCTCCCGCTCGCCGTGACGCTGACGCTCGCCTTCTCCATGAAGCGGATGGTCAAGGAGCACGCGCTGGTGCGCACGCTCTCGGCGTGCGAGACCATGGGCTCGGTAACCGCCATCTGCACCGACAAGACGGGCACTCTCACACTGAATCAGATGAAGGTGACGGAGTTCTGGGTCGGCACCGACCGACCCAAGGAGGTCACCGGCGCCGTCGTCAACTTGCTGCGCCAGGGAGCAGGGCTCAACACCACCGGAAGCGTGTACAAGCCGGACAACGCCTCGCCGCCGGAGATATCGGGCAGCCCGACGGAGAAGGCTCTGCTGTCTTGGGCCGTGGAGGAGCTCGGCATGGACGCCGACGCGTTGAAGAGGAGCTGCAAGGTGTTGCACGTCGAGGCGTTCAACTCCGACAAGAAACGCAGCGGCGTGATGATCAGGGACAACGCGACCGGTGCGGTGATCGCGCACTGGAAAGGCGCCGCGGAGATGGTCTTGGCGAACTGCTCCGCTTATGTCGGTTCAGACGGCGCGGCACGCGTACTCGACGcagggaagaggaagaagctcGAAGAGATCATCAGTGAGATAGCGGCCGCCAGCCTCCGGTGTATCGCCTTCGCCTACAAGCATGTCGACGGCGAGCACTCCAAGATCGACGACGAAAGGCTGACACTGCTCGGCTTCGTCGGCCTGAAGGACCCCTGCCGGCCAGAGGTCAGGACCGCCATTGAGGCCTGCACCAAGGCGGGCGTCGCTGTGAAGATGGTCACGGGCGACAACGTCCTCACGGCCCGTGCCATCGCCATGGAGTGCGGAATCATCTCGAACAGCGACCGTGACGCCATTGTGATCGAGGGGCAAAAGTTCCGCGCCATGTCGCCGGAGGAGCAGCTGGATATCGTGGACCGCATCCGCGTCATGGCACGGTCTCTGCCCATGGACAAGCTGGTGCTGGTGCAGCGCCTGAAGCAGAAGGGCCACGTGGTCGCGGTCACCGGCGACGGGACCAACGACGCGCCGGCGCTCAAGGAGGCCGACGTGGGCCTGTCCATGGGCATCCAGGGCACCGAGGTCGCCAAGGAGAGCTCCGACATCGTCATCATGAACGACAACTTCGACACGGTGGTGACGGCCACCCGGTGGGGCCGCTGCGTCTTCAACAACATCCAGAAGTTCATCCAGTTCCAGCTGACCGTCAACGTCGCTGCGCTCATCATCAACTTCGTGTCGGCGGTGACCTCTGGCAAGATGCCGCTGTCGACCGTGCAGCTGCTGTGGGTGAACCTGATCATGGACACCATGGGCGCGCTGGCGCTGGCGACGGACACGCCCACCAAGGCGCTCATGCGCCGCCCGCCCATCGGCCGCACGGCGCCGCTCATCAGCAACGCCATGTGGCGCAACCTCGCCGCGCAGGCGGCGTTCCAGGTCGCCGTCCTCCTGGCGCTGCAGTACCGCGGCCGCGACATCTTCGGCGTCAGCGAGAAGGCCAACGGCACCATGATCTTCAACGCCTTCGTGCTCTGCCAGGTGTTCAACGAGTTCAACGCGCGGGAGATCGAGCGAAGGAACGTCTTCGCCGGCGTACTCCGCAACAAGATGTTCCTGGGCATCATCGCCGTGACCATCGCCATGCAAGTGCTCATGGTGGAGCTGCTCACGAGGTTTGCCGGCACCCAGAGGCTTGGCTTGGCCCAGTGGGGTGTCTGTGTCGCCATTGCCGCGGTGTCGTGGCCCATTGGATGGGCCGTCAAGTTCATCCCCGTGCCTGACCGGCCGCTACGTGAGATCTTAGCAAACAGGAGGAAATTATTCTAA